One Planctomycetia bacterium DNA segment encodes these proteins:
- a CDS encoding MFS transporter, whose product MSNPYVSPSTASRNPNAGAVVGPGYKWSVVAMLWFICFFNYADRTAISAILPVLKSEYNLTNTQQGRIVSAFMWVYALTAPFAGLVVDRFPRKRIILSGLYVWSIVTGFTALCSKVWHFVLVRGAEGLGETFYFPASMSLVSDYHDRRTRSRAMGLHQTSVYAGTIGGGALAGWMAQHFGWQFPFVVFGVAGCVLGLVLAWFIREPARDEAERNLAIETGETVPPQAVRPIVPWSELPREVLLTTVDLGRVAVELSKRPTALCLMAAFIGANCVAMVFLGWMPSFLKEQYKMDLALSGFSATFYIQVASMFGALVGGASADAFRKRSAGGRIFVQALGLLCGAPFIFLCGWTQQLAILIPAMACFGFFKGIYDANIWAGLYDFVPVERRGSAVG is encoded by the coding sequence GTGAGCAATCCCTACGTCAGTCCGTCGACCGCATCGCGAAATCCAAATGCCGGCGCAGTTGTCGGGCCCGGCTATAAGTGGTCGGTCGTCGCGATGCTCTGGTTCATCTGCTTCTTCAACTATGCGGATCGCACCGCGATTTCGGCGATCCTGCCGGTGCTCAAGAGCGAGTACAACCTGACCAATACGCAGCAAGGGCGCATCGTCTCCGCGTTCATGTGGGTCTATGCGTTGACCGCGCCGTTCGCCGGGCTGGTGGTCGATCGCTTCCCGCGGAAACGAATCATCCTCAGCGGCCTGTATGTCTGGAGCATCGTCACCGGCTTCACAGCACTTTGCTCCAAGGTCTGGCATTTCGTGCTGGTGCGCGGCGCGGAAGGATTGGGCGAGACGTTTTATTTCCCGGCGTCGATGTCGCTAGTCAGCGACTATCACGATCGGCGAACACGATCCCGAGCGATGGGATTGCATCAGACGAGTGTTTACGCCGGCACGATCGGCGGCGGCGCGCTCGCGGGCTGGATGGCCCAACATTTTGGCTGGCAGTTTCCGTTCGTCGTGTTTGGCGTGGCAGGCTGCGTGCTGGGCCTGGTGCTGGCGTGGTTCATTCGCGAGCCGGCGCGGGATGAGGCGGAGCGAAATCTCGCTATCGAGACGGGCGAAACGGTTCCGCCCCAGGCAGTGCGGCCGATTGTCCCTTGGAGCGAATTGCCGCGCGAGGTTTTGCTGACCACGGTCGATTTGGGGCGCGTGGCGGTCGAGTTGAGTAAGCGCCCCACGGCGCTTTGCCTGATGGCCGCGTTCATCGGCGCAAATTGCGTGGCGATGGTCTTTCTTGGTTGGATGCCGTCGTTTCTGAAAGAGCAGTACAAGATGGACCTGGCGCTCTCCGGGTTTAGCGCTACGTTCTATATTCAAGTCGCCAGCATGTTCGGCGCATTGGTCGGCGGCGCCAGCGCCGATGCGTTTCGCAAGCGTTCCGCGGGCGGACGCATCTTCGTGCAAGCGTTGGGCCTGCTCTGCGGCGCGCCGTTTATCTTTCTTTGCGGTTGGACACAGCAACTCGCCATTTTGATTCCGGCCATGGCCTGTTTCGGGTTCTTCAAAGGCATCTACGACGCCAACATCTGGGCCGGGCTGTACGATTTCGTGCCGGTCGAACGGCGCGGCAGCGCCGTCGG